One window of Triticum dicoccoides isolate Atlit2015 ecotype Zavitan chromosome 5A, WEW_v2.0, whole genome shotgun sequence genomic DNA carries:
- the LOC119300461 gene encoding protein HOTHEAD-like: protein MAPPGLHGLPVALVIAAAVLGSFCLRLAASQQQGEEAAGEEAERQRYNFRFVRHARDAPLVSHYNYIVVGGGTAGCPLAATLSERSRVLLLERGGYPYGNRNVSSEYHFADALADKSPWSPAQRFVSEDGVVNARARVLGGGSCLNAGFYTRASSEYVRAAGWDARLVNASYRWVERELVFRPEVPRWQSALREGLLQTGVTPDNGYTFDHVPGTKIGGTIFDSAGRRHTAADFLRSANPRRLTVFLHATVSQILFRRREGSASPVAYGVVFTDPMGVQHRVYLRGVGRSEVILSAGTLGSPQLLMLSGVGPRAHLERHGVRAVVDRSMVGQGVADNPMNSVFVPSPVPVALSLVQVVGVTRFGSFIEGVSGSQFGIPLHSRRRAHSFGMFSPMTGQLGTLPPRERTAEAMRRAAEVMQGLDRRAFRGGFILEKILGPLSTGHVELRSTDPHANPAVTFNYFRDPRDVERCVRGIQTIERVVRSRAFARFTYANATAMDAAFDRAALAKFLNLLPRHPRGTRPLQQYCRDTVMTIWHYHGGCHVGPVVDQDYRVIGVAGLRVVDSSTFKYSPGTNPQATVMMLGRYMGLRIQEGWRPGPRN from the exons ATGGCGCCGCCTGGCCTTCACGGCTTACCCGTGGCGCTTGTCATCGCCGCCGCGGTTCTTGGCTCGTTCTGCCTCAGACTCGCCGCCTCACAGCAGCAGGGAGAGGAAGCTGCGGGGGAGGAGGCGGAGAGGCAGAGGTACAACTTCCGGTTCGTGCGGCACGCGCGGGACGCGCCGCTCGTGTCCCACTACAACTACATCGTGGTCGGCGGCGGCACGGCCGGGTGCCCGCTGGCGGCGACGCTGTCGGAGCGCTCGCGCGTGCTCCTCCTGGAGCGCGGTGGCTACCCGTACGGCAACCGCAACGTGTCGAGCGAGTACCACTTCGCGGACGCGCTGGCGGAcaagtcgccgtggtcgccggcgcagCGGTTCGTGTCGGAGGACGGCGTGGTGAACGCCCGCGCGCGCGTGCTTGGCGGCGGGAGCTGCCTCAACGCCGGGTTCTACACGCGCGCCAGCAGCGAGTACGTGCGCGCCGCCGGGTGGGACGCGCGCCTGGTGAACGCGTCGTATCGGTGGGTGGAGCGCGAGCTGGTGTTCCGCCCGGAGGTGCCGCGGTGGCAGTCCGCGCTCCGGGAGGGCCTCCTCCAGACCGGCGTCACCCCGGACAACGGCTACACCTTCGACCACGTCCCCGGCACCAAGATCGGCGGCACCATCTTCGACAGCGCCGGCCGCCGCCACACCGCCGCCGACTTCCTCCGCAGCGCCAACCCGCGACGCCTCACCGTGTTCCTGCACGCCACCGTGTCGCAGATCCTCTTCCGGCGCAGAG AGGGGTCGGCGAGCCCGGTGGCGTACGGCGTGGTGTTCACGGACCCGATGGGGGTGCAGCACCGCGTGTACCTGCGGGGCGTGGGGAGAAGCGAGGTGATCCTGTCGGCGGGGACGCTGGGGAGCCCGCAGCTGCTGATGCTGAGCGGCGTCGGCCCGCGCGCGCACCTGGAGAGGCACGGCGTCCGCGCCGTCGTGGACCGCTCCATGGTCGGGCAGGGCGTGGCCGACAACCCCATGAACTCGGTGTTCGTCCCGTCCCCCGTCCCCGTGGCGCTCTCCCTGGTCCAGGTCGTCGGCGTCACCCGCTTCGGCAGCTTCATCGAGGGCGTCAGCGGCTCCCAGTTCGGCATCCCcctccactcccgccgccgcgcccaCTCCTTCGGCATGTTCTCCCCCATG ACGGGGCAGCTGGGGACGCTGCCGCCGAGGGAGAGGACGGCGGAGGCGatgcggcgggcggcggaggtgaTGCAGGGGCTGGACCGGCGGGCGTTCCGGGGCGGCTTCATCCTGGAGAAGATCCTGGGGCCGCTGTCGACGGGGCACGTGGAGCTGCGGTCGACGGACCCGCACGCGAACCCGGCGGTGACCTTCAACTACTTCCGGGACCCCAGGGACGTGGAGCGGTGCGTGCGCGGGATCCAGACCATCGAGCGGGTGGTGCGGTCgcgggccttcgcccgcttcacctACGCCAACGCGACCGCCATGGACGCCGCCTTCGACCGCGCCGCGCTGGCCAAGTTCCTCAACCTGCTGCCCCGGCACCCCCGGGGCACCCGCCCGCTGCAGCAGTACTGCCGGGACACCGTGATGACCATCTGGCACTACCACGGCGGCTGCCACGTCGGGCCCGTCGTCGACCAGGACTACCGCGTCATCGGCGTCGCCGGCCTCCGCGTCGTCGACAGCTCCACCTTCAAGTACTCCCCCGGCACCAACCCGCAGGCCACCGTCATGATGCTCGGCAG GTACATGGGGCTCAGGATTCAGGAGGGATGGAGACCAGGACCCAGAAATTAA